A stretch of the Panicum virgatum strain AP13 chromosome 9N, P.virgatum_v5, whole genome shotgun sequence genome encodes the following:
- the LOC120689542 gene encoding proline-rich protein 36-like, translating into MFGHLASTAAAASAAIPATSVPLATYSTTPPLASTLGPPSSAPPYADSSAAASVPAAALDTLTAAIYGLQRQMGQFAARLADVERCPGPSAPPPGEPLPSTTAIYGLQRQVHLTSSWLADVGNRPSTAAGAPAAAPYPTLGLSVPPLPLLQGALSSSALHSAGPPFSQSAPSPHPQTAPAPASYGGVPQAPPTTSVVVHTSTASRSFPITQIPFPPSPSPIPSIPQLPSHHIAHHDPAEDHDGGITVPRYHKLSFPTYDGKEDPLGWLKRCEHFFRAQRTRDSNKVWLASFHMQGVAQHWFYMLERDSGDIQAISWSLFRTLCQQRFGPPLEPTIYLI; encoded by the coding sequence ATGTTTGGGCACCTCgcatccaccgccgccgctgcatccGCCGCCATCCCCGCCACCTCCGTTCCGCTCGCAACCTACAGCACCACACCTCCGCTCGCCTCCACTCTGGGACCGCCCAGTTCCGCGCCGCCGTATGCCGATTCGTCCGCCGCGGCGTCCGTTCCGGCGGCCGCCCTCGACACCCTCACCGCGGCGATTTACGGTCTCCAGCGACAAATGGGCCAGttcgccgcccgcctcgccgaTGTGGAGCGCTGCCCTGGTCCGTCCGCGCCACCACCAGGGGAACCGCTGCCTTCGACAACCGCTATCTACGGCCTCCAACGCCAGGTGCATCTGACCTCCTCTTGGCTCGCAGATGTGGGGAATCGGCCGTCAACCGCCGCCGGAGCACCTGCCGCCGCGCCGTACCCCACCCTGGGGCTCAGTGTCCCGCCCCTGCCGCTCCTCCAAGGGGCGCTGTCGTCCTCCGCTCTCCACTCCGCCGGACCTCCCTTCAGTCAGTCTGCGCCATCTCCCCACCCACAGACCGCGCCGGCACCCGCGAGCTACGGCGGCGTGCCCCAAGCGCCGCCGACCACCTCCGTCGTCGTCCACACATCCACGGCAAGCCGCTCCTTTCCTATAACCCAGATCCCATTCCCTCCATCCCCATCCCCAATTCCATCCATCCCACAACTCCCCAGCCACCATATAGCCCACCATGACCCAGCTGAAGATCACGATGGCGGCATTACTGTTCCTCGCTACCATAAACTGTCCTTTCCAACATATGATGGCAAGGAAGATCCCCTTGGTTGGTTGAAGCGCTGTGAGCATTTCTTCAGAGCACAGCGTACTCGCGACAGCAACAAAGTTTGGCTTGCTTCATTCCATATGCAAGGAGTGGCCCAGCATTGGTTTTATATGTTGGAACGCGACTCTGGTGACATTCAGGCTATCAGTTGGTCGCTATTTCGCACACTGTGCCAGCAGCGCTTCGGGCCTCCTTTGGAACCAACCATTTATCTGATCTAG